ATGACGTACTCCCTGCCGTCGAACACACGCACCTCCTTGCGGGGCGAGGCCAGGGCGGCAGAGCCGTCGGCGGCATACCGCCACGGCAGGCCGCCCTCTTCGACGAGCGTGCCGACACCGGCCGGCGTGAAGAAGGCCGGAATGCCGCAGCCGCCCGAGCGCAGCCGCTCGGCGAGCGTGCCCTGCGGAATCAGCTCGACCTCCAGTTCGCCACCGAGGTACTGGCGCGCGAACTCCTTGTTGTCCCCGATGTACGAGCCCGTGACCCGGGCGATGCGGCCCGCGGCCAGCAGGACGCCGAGGCCTCGGCCGTCCACACCGCAGTTGTTCGACACGACCGAGAGGTCACGCGCCCCGGACTCGTACAGGGCGCCGATCAGGACCTCTGGCACCCCGCTGAGCCCGAAGCCTCCGACGGCGAACGACTGCCCGTCCACCACATCCGCCAGTGCCTCCGCGGCCGTGGCGACTTGCTTGTCCATCGTCACTCCTGTCGCCCGAGCACCTGGCGGAGGGTGCCGAGCAGCTCTTGCCGGGCCTCTGCCGCGGTCTGCGGGGCGGTGGTGCGGCGCCAGGCGACATGGCCGTCCGGACGGACCAGCAGCACCCCGTCCTCGGTGATCTCGCTCGCCCGGCTCCACTCGCCGTACGCGTCACGGAAGTCCGCGTCGCCGATGCGTACGAACCGCAGCGGTATGCCGAGTTCGTCGCGGCACGCGTCCGCCGCCGTGTCCCAGACGCCGCCCGACAGACCCGTGAGGACGGTGAAGACGCCCTTGCCGACCACGTCGAGCGTGGAGATCCGCTCACCGCGGGTGTCGACGAGCCACGCGTGCGGAAGTTTGGCGCCCGGCCGGGTCGTCGGCCGGGCCGACAGCTCCCGGTCCTCCTCCCAGACCTCGGCCTCCGCGGAAGTGCCGTCCGCGAGGACCGCCCCGGAGACATAGCGCTGGTTCATCTCGACACCGTGTGCGTTGAACTCGTAGTTCTTGAGCTGGATCGCCTCCTCCAGCAGACGTCGCCGCTTGGCGCCCTCCGCGGTCTGGGACCGTACCGCCGCGAGCCCCTCGGCGATGGTCCCCTCGTCGCTGCCGCCGCCGACGCCGAGCACGTCGAAGATCGGCCCGAACTGGTCGCGGCTGAGGTTGGCCCGCTCGACGATCTGCCGTCCTACGGGGGCACGTTCGGCCGAGTAGCTGTCGAGCAGCGCGGGCCCCGCCTCGCCGCGGATCACCATCGCGAGCTTCCAGGCGAGGTTGTACGCGTCCTGCACAGAGGTGTTGGAACCGAGCCCGTTGGACGGCGGGTGCCGGTGCACGGCGTCACCCGCGCAGAACACCCGCCCGGACGAAAACGCCGAGGCATAGCTGTGGTTGACGGTCCACAGAGAGGTCGACGTGATCTCCACCGGCAGCTCGGGGTCGCCGATGAGGTCGCGCACGATCCGGCGTGCCTCCTCCTCGTTCATCTCCGGCGGCGGCTGCTCGATGTCGTAGCCCCACACCAGCAGCCATTCGTTCCACGGGCGGACCATGCGGACCAGTCCCATGCCGATCCCGCCCGTTTCCGCGCCCGGCTGGAGCACCCAGTACAGGACGCTCGGACGGTGGGCGCAGTGCCGGGCGAGGTCGGCCTTGAAGACGATGTTCATGCTGCCGGCCTTGGCCATGCGGCCGTCGAACGGCAGGGCGAGCTGCTCGGCGACGAGGCTGTTCGCACCGTCCGCGCCGATCAAGTAGCGGGCTCGTACGGTGAATTCGTCACCACGGACCCGGTCGCGCAGCAGCGCCGTGACGCCTTCCTCGTCCTGGGTGAAGCTCAGGAACTCGGTGTCGAAGCGGACCTTGGCGCCGCGGGCCGCCGCCTTGCTCACCAGGATGGGCTCGAGGTAGGTCTGCGGAAGGTCGATCATCTCGCAGGGGCTCTTCGACGCGTACTCGGTGCGCGAGGCGGGGCCGGTGCCCCAGCTGCGGATCCGGCCGATCTCCTCCCCCGCGAGCGCGGTGCACAGCACCGTGTCTCCCATGAGATGGGACGGGCTGCCCACCGCCAGCGCTTCGGCCTCGACGTCGAGGTCGCGCAGGACCTCCATGGTGCGCTGGTTGGTGATATGCGCCCGTGGCGTGTTGGCCAGCCAGCCGTACTTGGTCACCAGCAGGGTGCGTATGCCGTACGTGGCGAGCAACAGGGCGGCGGAGCCGCCGGCGGGGCCGCTGCCGACGACCAGGACATCGGTGTCGTAGGTGCCTGGTCCTGTGGGGTGCGTGTGAGTCATGGTCGGCGATCCTCGGTCAGTCGGCCAGTGGGGCGATACGGAAGGTGTGGTCGAGGCGGCGCCATTCCCCGTCGCCGCGATGGCCGTCGGGGGCGGGACCGGTCTGCGGGGCGAAGTCGACGATGAGCTCGTCCTTGACGCCGAAGACGGTGTCGCTGTCCAGGTAGGCGCCGCCCGCGACGAACAGCTGGGTGACGAGCCTGCGGTGGCCGGGCGCGTCGATCATGAAGTGCAGGTGGGGCGCCCGGTAGGGATGGCGGCCGACCGCGTCGAGCATCTGCCCGACCGGGCCGTCGCCCGGGATCGGGTACTCCGAGGGCAGGATCGACCAGAACGTGATCCTCCCTTCGGCGTCGGTGCGCAGCCGGGCGCGCAGCACCGGCCCGTCCAGATCCGGGAGCTGCACGTCGTAGAAGCCGTCCTCGTTGGACTGCCATACGTCCACGACCGCGTCCTTGACCGGCTCACCGGCCGTGTCCGTGATCTGTACGTCCACCCACAGCGGCATGCCGGGGAGTCCACCGGAGATGTCGCCGCCGTGCGCGATCTCGGGCGGGCCCTCCACGTAGAAGGGGCCGAGAACCGCGGACGGAGTGGTGCCGGGTGTGCGGGAGTTGGTCAGCAGGTCCACCACGCTGGAGACTCCGAGGGTGTCCGACAGCAGAACGAACTCCTGGCGGGTCGGGCTGCAGATCTGTCCGGTCCGGGTGAGGAAGTCGATCGCGTACTGCCATTCGGAATCGGTGACGTCGTTGGCGATCACGAAGGAGTGGAGGCTCCGGACGAGTCCGGTGAGCAGGTCGCCGACGCGGGGATTCGGCGCGTTCTCGAAGCTGGCCACGACCTGTTCGGTGAGACGGGTCAGCTTGGGGTCCGCAGAGGGCGGCCCACTGGTCGGACGGCGCCCGTGCCAGGCGTCGGACAGCAGAGTCGCGATGCCCTCGGCGGTCACCTCGCGCGGGTTCGGGTACGGCGTCGAGGCGGCCAGCCCGGCCGCGCGTGCCAGGCCGTCCTCCGGCATGCCCAGGTCGCGCAGTGAGGTCGGCCCGCCCAGGGACGCCACCAGGTCGTGGACGCCGGCGGGAGCGTCCGGTACGCCGAGTGCCTCGGCGATGCGGCGCATGACGTCGGGCACCGCGGGCGCGTTGTAGGCCATGGCGTACGGCAGGACGACGGTGTGCGTCTCGGCATGGGGCAGGTCGAAGCTGCCGCCCAGCGTGTGGCACAGCTTGTGGTGCAGGCCCATGCCGACCGTGGCCAGGCAGGTCCCGGCGAGCCAGGCCGCGTACAGCAGATCGGCACGCGCGTCCGGGTCGGCCGGGTCGGCGGCGAGGCGGGGCAGCGCCCCGGCGATGGCGGAGACCGCGTCGAGGGCCTGCCGGTCGGTCACCGGGTTCGCGTCGGCGGAGTACAGCGCCTCCACGGCGTGCGCGAGCGCGTTCACACCACTGGTCACCGACATGGCCAGGGGCAGGGAGAGGGTGAAGTCGACGTCGTAGACGACCGTCTCGGGCAGGACCGCCGGCAAGGACTGTGTGATCTTGCGTCCGTCCCGGGTCTCGCCGAGCACGGGCGTCACCTCGGAGCCGGCGTATGTGGTCGGCAGGATCACCTGCGGCAGGTCCGTGCGCAGTGCCAGCGCCTTGGACAGGCCCGTCGTCGAACCGCCGCCGACGGCCACCAGGCAGTCGGCCGAGGCCTCCCGCAGGACGGCGAGCGCCCGCTCGGTGACCTCCACCGGGGTGTGCATGGCGGCACCGTCGAACTCCGCCACCACTGCGTCGCCGAGCACCTCACGCACCCTCGCGGAAGCCTCCGCGAGGGGTGGGCTGGACAGCAGCAGAACCCGGGAGCGGCCGAGCCGCTCGACCTCCTCGCGGAGTCGGCCGACCGTGCCGGAACCGAAGACCACCCGTGAGGGATGGGATGTGTAGACGAACGTCCGCATGGAGTTCCGCCTCCCCTTCTCGGTCGAGATGCGCCTTTGCATGGCTTCCGAGTGTGGGAGTTATGTCCGTGTGATCGCCTGCACGAACGGCGCGTTGTCGCTGCACGAAACGCGCATGCGGGACGGGCCTGACGGTCTGGCCTTCTGCCTGACTTGATAGGCAAGTCGCCACTTGCCTATGGTGTGGGTCATGGCGGAGGACGTCTTCAAGGCACTGGCCGACCCCACCCGGCGGCGCATCCTTGATGAGCTGGTGGAACGGGACGGCCAGACCCTTTTCGAGATCTGCACACGGCTGGTGACCAAGCACGGTCTGACGTTGTCCCGCCAGGCGATCAGCCAGCACCTGGCCGTACTGGAATCCGCGGGTCTGGTCCTTTCGCGGCGCCGGGGCCGCTACAAGTTCCACGATCTGAACACCGAACCGCTTGAGCGCATCGCGACCCGGTGGCTCAGGCCCGAAACACCGGAGGGCACACCATGAGGATCCACCTGACCAGCGTCTTCGTCGACGACCAGGACAAAGGGCTGCGCTTCTACACGGACGTGCTCGGCTTCCAGAAGAAGCACGAGGTCCCGCTGGGCGAGGACCGGTGGCTGACCGTGGTCTCACCGGAGGACCCCGACGGGACCGAACTGCTCCTCGAGCCCTCCCGCCACCCCGTGGTGAAGGCGTACAAGGACGGGCTGGCCGCGGACGGCATTCCGGCCGTCTCCTTCGCCGTGGACGACGTACAGGCGGAGTTCGAGCGGCTGCGCGGGCTCGGCGTGCGGTTCACGCAGGAGCCGCTGGAGATGGGCCAGGTCACCACCGCGGTCCTGGACGACACCTGCGGCAACCTGATTCAGATCGTGCACAGCAAGTAAGGACCGGGCGCAGGCGCCGGCCGCGACGGAGCCGACGGACAGCTTCTCGCGGAGGGTCAGTGCGAGAGTGGACCTCATGGAGCGCATCGATCAGGCACAGGCACGTGCGTGGCTCGCTACCGCCGTCGCGGAGGCCCGCTCGGGGCTCGCGGAGGGCGGCATCCCCATCGGGGCGGCGCTGTACGGCGCGGACGGCACCCTCCTCGGCCGGGGCCACAACCGCCGTGTCCAGGACGGCGATCCCTCGATGCACGCCGAGACGGCCGCCTTCCGGGCCGCCGGCCGGCAGCGGACGTATCGCGGTACGACCATGGTGACCACCCTCTCGCCGTGCTGGTACTGCAGCGGTCTGGTCCGGCAGTTCGGCATCTCCCGGGTCGTGGTGGGCGAGGCCGAGACCTTCCACGGCGGACACGACTGGCTCGCCGAGCACGGCGTGGAGATCCTGGTCCTGGACGACACCGAGTGCACCGCGCTGATGCGCGACTTCATCAAGAACAGCCCGGCCCTGTGGAACGAGGACATCGGTGAGTGACCCCCAGGCTCCGGCCGGCCCCCGCATCCCCACCATCGACCTGCGCCCCTGGCTCTCCGGCGGCCCCGCCGCCCGCGCCGCCATCGCCCGTACCGTCGACGACGCCCTCCAGAGCGCCGGTTTCCTCCTCGTCACCGGGCACGGCGTCGACCCCGGCCTGCGCACCCGTATCCGCGCGGCCGCCCGCGCCTTCTTCACGCTGCCCGCCGAGACGAAGCAGCCGTACGCGGCCCGGGTCGGCGGGCGCGGCTGGCTCGGCCCGGGGGCCGAGGCGAACGCGTACGCGGAGGGGACGGAGACACCGCCGGATCTCAAGGAGTCGCTGACCTTCGCGACGCACGAGCCGTTCGAGGACCCGCAGATCAACGCGGAGTGGTACGCGCCGAACGTGTGGCCCGCCGAGACCCCGGAGCTTCAGGAGCTGTGCGAGGAGTACCTGACGAGGATGGGCGAGCTGGAGAACCATCTCCTCGCCCTCCTCGGCGAGGCCCTCGGACTCGCCCCCGACTTCTTCACCCGGCACATGGACCACCCGACGTACGGCTTCAACATCAACTGGTATCCGGGGGCGGAGATCATCGGAGAGCCCCAAGGAAACCAGTTCCGCATCGGCCCCCACACCGACTTCGGCACGGTCACGATCCTCGACCGCCAGGCCGGCAAGGGCGGACTCCAGGTCTACACCGACGAAGGCGGCTGGCAGGACGCGCCGTTCGACCCGGAGGCGTTCACGATCAACATCGGTGACCTGATGGCCCGTTGGACCGGCGACCGCTGGCGTTCCGGACGTCACCGCGTGCTGCCGCCGCCCGCGGACGCGCCCGCCGAGGAGCTGATGTCGCTCGTGTACTTCGGGGAGTGCACGCCGGGAACGGTCGTCGAGTCCGTACCCGCCCCCGTGGGCCGCGTGGCGTACGAACCCGTCGACTCCCATGTCTATCTGCGCGAGAAGCTGGATGCGATCACCGTCGGGTGACGGGCGGAAACTTTTCGTAACCCAACGGACACCAGGCGCCCTATCCCGAATCAAGTCCCCCTTTTTACACTGGTGTTGATACACCTCACAGCAGCACATCGGAACGAACCGCGGACCAGGGGGAGATGCGGTGCCAGGAGGGCTGCACGGCCGGGGAGCGCTGTTCGACACCGATCCGCCAGGGCTCGCGTCACGGCTTGTCGGCCTGCGTCCGAACCAGCTCCGCGCCACGCCGTACGAACACCCGGGCGAGCTGCCTTTCGTGGTGCTCGCGGGCGGCCGGGGGCTGGGCAAGAGCGCGGTACTGCGGGAACTGCGCGACGCGTACCGCGGGCACACTCCCGTCGCGCTGATCGACGGCGAGGAGCAGCAGTTCGCCGCTCCCCCGGCCGAGCGTCCGGCGGAGGCCTGGTCGCCGGTGGGACAGGCGCTGACCACGATCGCCGAGCAGCTCGCCGAGCCGGTGACGGGCGCCGGGCGGGTCGGTTTCCCGCGGCTCGCGTCGGGGCTGCTCGCCGTGGCGGCGGGCGGCTGGAGCGACCGTGACGTGCCGCGCATCCGGCAGGAGGCAGAGCGGATCCTGCTGCTGAACGAGACCGGCTCGTGGCTGTCGGGCTTCGCGGGCCGCTGGGTGAGCAAGCTCGTCTCCAAGCTCATCGCCTCGATGAGCGGTACGGGTCCGGTGGTCGAGCCGATCATCGAGGCGACCCTGGAGGCGTTCACCGAGGGGGTCGCCCCGGCCCACCGCCGGCTGCGCAAGGCGGCCGGCTGGTACCGGGACTATCCGAACGCGGGCGGCAGCCCCAAGCTCGCGCTCATCCTGCTCTCCCGGCACTTCCGGGCGGGCGGCGACTCGCGCACGCACGCCGAGCGCTATCTCGTACGGGCCCTGCTGGCCGACCTCGACGACGCGTACGCGGGGGTCGTGCAGCGCTCGCACCGGCGCGGCCGCCCGGTCGTGCTGATCGACAACGTGCAGGAACCGGCGGGCCTCGGCCTCCTGGAGCCGGTGCTGCGCGACCGCACCGACGGCATCGCCGACCGGGTCGTCTTCTTCGCGGCTCTCCGCGGGTACACGCATCCGGCGCTGCGCAACGCGGGCCGCCGCACCCTCACCGAGACCGCCCGGGAGACCGGCTGGGAGCCGGGCACCTCGCCGTCCTCGCGGGCGCTGCTCGTCTCCCTGCCGCCGCTGACGCCCGACGACACGCTGCACATCGTGGACACCGCGTCCAACGGTACGGGCGTCACGACCGTACCGTCGCAATTCCCGCACGCCACCCACCGGTTGACCGGCGGAAGTCCGCTCGGCATCACCGTGCTCGCCGCGTCGGCCCGGCAGAACCTCCCCCAAGGGGCGGCGTCACTGGGCGAGTTGCTCACGTCGGACGTCGCCCCGCACGAGGACCACGACGGCCGCCCCGCCTATCAGGAACTCCTCGACCGGCTCGTGCCCGGCGGCCGCCTGGACGAGCTGACCGTGCTCGCCGCCGCCCACGACCGCGACTCGGCCTGCGCGCTCGCCCAGGCCCGACTGCCGGAGGACTTCGGCGCGTCGGGCGTCCTCGACCTGGAGGAGCGGCTCGCGGCGGAGGGCTGGCCGACGGCGGCGGGACAGTTCGTCGGCGACCCCTTCCTGCGCGCCCTGCTCCTGCTGCGGCTGCACCACTTCGACCCGGACCACGAGCGGTGGCGGACCGTGCACCGCACCCTCATCGACCACTACGGCGACGAGGACCCGCCGGACGGCGCCCGCTACCGGCTGCATCACGAACTCGCGCTGGGCACGGCGGAGTTCGCGGTGGCGCACCTGCGCGACACCTTCCCCCGCACCGACACCCGCGGCTGGCTCTCCTCCCTCGTCTTCATCGCGTCCGCGCCCTACTACCACGCGCACGACCCGGACGGCCGCGACTTCGACGGCCATGACCACCGCGCCTCCATCGCGCTCGGGCACACGGACGCGGCACAGACACCGCCGGCGGGCGTGGACGCCGTACTGCATCTGCGGGTACGACGGCTGCTGCACTCCGTCTGGCAGCTGACCGATCCGCTGGTGCTGCCGGACCCGAAGGTGACCGAGCGGCTGCGGTTCGAACTGGAGCAGCTGTCGAATCTGCGGCCCGCGGGCAACGCCCTGCTGTGGCGGGCCTCGCGGGACTGGCCGTCGGACGCCCTGGCCGGCCGCCCCTTCCGCATCCCGGGCGACGACGACGAGAACGGGGGCGGGGGCCGGTGATGGCGCGTATGTGGAACGGGGGCGGGGGCCGGTGATGGCACGTTGGTGGACGTGGCTGCGCGAGGACGTGTGGGAGATTCGTTTCCGGCGCTATGTCGCGCTGGCCCTCGCGGCCGTCCTCGTGGGTCTCGGCGCGTGGGGCGGCCTGACGGCCACCAAGGAGGACCGCTCCTGCGCCGCGGGGGTCGTCAGGCCGGAGGGCAGCGACGAGTGCGTGGGCGTGTCGTCGACGACGTACGCCTTCGGCCGTGCTCAGTTCACCGAGACCGTACGGGCGATCAACCGCGAGAACCACCGTCTGGCGCCCGGCAGTTATGTCACCGTCGCCCTGCTCGAACCCTTCACGGCGACCGACCCGGACAACCTGGACGATGTGCTGCACGAGCTCCAGGGTGCCTATCTGGCGCAGTACCAGGCCAACCACGACACCACCGGGCTGAAGCCGAAGATCCGTCTCGTGCTCGCCAACCCCGGTGCCACCGGCACGCATTGGCGGCACACGGTCGACCAGCTGGAGCGCATGACGAAGAGCCCCGACCGGCTGCGCGCGGTGACCGGGGTCGGGCTGAGCACCGACAACAACAAGGAGGCCGTCAAGGAGCTGACCCGTCGCGGCATCCCGGTGATAGGGAGTTCGATCACGGCGGACGACCTCGCCAACGGGCAGGACGGCAAGGACCCGTTCCCGGGGCTCGCCCGCGTCTCCCCCACCAACACCGACGAGGCCCGCGCGCTCGCCTCCTTCGCCAAGGTCTCGGCGTCCAACGCGTTCCTGGTCTACGACCGTACGGGCGACCCGTACACGCGCACGCTGCAGCAGTCCTTCGAGAAGATGCTCAAGGGCGCGCGTTACGAGGCCCAGCCGTTCACCCCGCCCGCCGACCGCAGCAAGGAGGGCAGCACCGCCAACGTCTTCGCGCAGATCACCAACATTCTGTGCAACACGCCGAAGAGCACGGACACCCTCCTCTTCGCCGGGCGGCACACCCAACTGCGCCAGTTCATCAACGCGTTGGGCGCACGCGGCTGCGTCGACCGGCGCTTCACCGTGCTCACCGGTGACGAGGGCTCGTACCTGGCCGGGGACGAGGACCTCGACCCGACCGCCCTCAAGGACCCCCGGCTGTCCGTCCGTTACGCGGCCCTCGCCCATCCGCAGGCCTGGCTGAAGGACTCCGCGAAGACCGGCGGCAGCGAGGCCGACGCCAAGGTGCTGCAGCGGTTGCTGGACAGCGCGGAGCGGGAGCCGGCCGGGCCCATCGGCAAGGTCGCCCTGGACGACGGCCAGTTGATCATCGGGTACGACGCGATGCGGCTCGCGGTGCGCGGCATCCGCGGGGCGTCGCCGACCGGGAAGATCCCGGCGCTCGCGGACGTGGGCCTCCAGTGGCCGCAGGTGAAGGGCGCGCAGCTGCGGGTCAGCGGGGCGAGCGGGTGGATCTGCCTCGACGCCCACGGCAATCCGTACGACAAAGCCGTCCCGATCGTGGAACTGACCCCCGACAGCCGCACGCGCTTCGTGAGGATCGCCTGGCCGGAGGGGAAGCCACCGGCGGCGGAGTGCCTGCCGCCGTCCTAGGCCCTGTCGTCAAACTCCCGTCTGCCCCGAGGCGACAGGACCTAGCGATCCAGTGCGTGCTGGAGCCGCTCGAAGCGGGCCCGCCATTCCGGCGTGTCCTCTCCCTCGAACTCATGGGTGAACCGGACCGTCGTACCCCGCGGCACCCCGTGCTCCAGATGGAACCGGATCCGCCCGCGCCCCTCCACGGTGTACTCGGCGACCCGCTCCACATCCCAGGCGGTGACCCGCCCGGAACCCAGCCCGCGCACACTGACCGCGCCACCCAGCCGCGGCTCGAACACCTCGACGACGGCCAGCCACCCCGTCAGCCCTTCCAGGGTGGCCACCGCCGTCCAGACCTTCTCCACAGGCTGGGGAAGCCGCAGCAGATAGTGCAGGAGCCGCGCGTCCCCCCGGGCCTCGGTGGGGCCCTGTTCGATGGGTGAGTCGATGGGTTGGCCGACGGGGTAGGTCATGACTCCAGCGTCGCGCGTGACGGGCTTTTCTGCACGCGTGAGGGGCGCTGACCTGCCATTTCCCTGAACCGGAGACGGGCTCCGGGGCCGCGCCCCCAGGAGGGGACCTGGAGCCCCTCCCTGGGTTATGAAACGGTCAGAACCCGACGGAGCTCAGCGCGCTCAGGCCCACGTCGGCGTAGGAGTGCTTGCCGGTGACGAAGATGTTGACGCCGTAGTAGTTGAACAGCCAGCAGGCGAAGGCGATCAGCGCGATGTAGGCGGCCTTGCGGCCCTTCCAGCCGGCCGTGGCGCGGGCGTGGAGGTAGCAGGCGTACGCGACCCAGGTGATGAATGCCCAGGTCTCCTTGGGGTCCCAGCCCCAGTAGCGGCCCCAGGCGTCGCCCGCCCAGATCGCGCCCGCGATGATCGTGAAGGTCCACAGCGGGAAGACAGCGGCGTTCACGCGGTACGCGAACTTGTCGAGCGAGGCCGAGGCGGGCAGCCGCTCCAGGACGGAGGTCGCGAAACGGCCGGGCTTTCCGCCGCCCGCGAGCTTGTTCTCGTACGAGTCCTTGAAGAGGTAGAGCAGCGTGCCGACGGCGCCCACGTAGAAGACGGCGCCGCAGAGGATCGCGGTCGAGACGTGGATGTACAGCCAGTACGAGTGCAGAGCGGGAACCAACTGGTCGCTCGCGGTGTACAAGACAGTGACGGCGAGACCGAGATCGAGGAGGACCGTCGTGGTCAGGAACAGGCCGAGCCAGCGGACGTTCTTCTTCAGCGCGAGCAGCGAGAGGTACACGCCGACGGCGACGGTGGTGAAGGTGATGTTGAACTCGTACATGTTGCCCCACGGCGCCCGCTCCACGGAGAGCGCGCGCGAGAGAACGCCGGCGAACTCGACGATGAAGGCAAGCGCGGTGAGGGACACGGCGATACGGCCGTAGAGGTCGCCCTGCTCGTCCCCGCCGTGCGCACCGGGCCCGTCGGGCACGTCACGTGCGCCGGCCGCGGACCGGGTGACGACCTGCGGCCGCTCCAGGACGGCGGTGCCGCCCGCCTGCTTCACGGTGACCGCGGGAGCGGCGGCCTTGGCCGTCCCGGGCTCCTTGGTGAGCGCGGCGGCCGTACGGGCGACCTTGCTGCGGCTGCCGAAGAGCCACTCGGCGATGTACGCGAAGAACGCCAGGGTGTAGACGGCCATCGCGGAGTAGATCAGCGTGTTGCTGATATTGGCGAGGTTTTCGTTGGTGGCCGTGGCCAGTTCGGTTGCGGCGGCGAGAGTCACTTGTTCTCAGCCCCTTCGGCGGCAGGTACGGGGGGTTCGGCGTCGGGGTGCGGTTCGTCTTCGGCGGGCTCGGCGGGCTCGTCGGCCTTCGTGGGCGCCTGTTCGTGTACGAGCGCGGCCAGGTCGCCGAGTTCCTCGGGAAGCTTCGCGGACTCGCTGCGGCCGAGACCGGCCATCTCGACGACGGTGACTCCGTCGGCGCCGGTGGTGGCCCGCACCCAGACGCGGCGGCGCTGGATGAACAGCGACCCGGCGAGACCGAAGATCGCGGCGAAGGCTCCGGCCAGCGCCGACACGCTGCCGGGCTGCTGAGCGACCTGGAAGCCGGCCCATTCCTTGACGTCCTTCTCGAAGGTGATCGAGCCGGCGCCGTTCGGCAGCTGCATGGTCTCGCCGGGCAGCAGCCGCTTCTTGAGGATGTCGCCCTTCGCGTCCTTGAACTGCTTCATCTTGGAGGTGTCCAGTTGGTACACGTTCTGCGGAATGCCCGAGTTGACCCCCAGGCTGCCGTGGTAGCCGGACAGGGCGAGCACGGGATAGTCGAGCGCGGGGAACACGGAGAACATGTCGCCCTTGCCCGCCCCCGCGAAGGTCGGCACGAAGAAGGCGGCGAAGCCGAGCTGTTCGCTGCGGCCCTGCGCGTTCTTGTAGCCGTCCATGACCTTGATCGCGCCCTGCGAGGTGACATTCGAGTCGAGCGGCAGCATCGGCACGGCGTCGCGGTAGACGACGTTGTCCTTGCCGTCCCGGACCGTGACGACGGGCGCGTAGCCGTGGCTG
This genomic interval from Streptomyces dengpaensis contains the following:
- a CDS encoding CoA transferase subunit A, yielding MDKQVATAAEALADVVDGQSFAVGGFGLSGVPEVLIGALYESGARDLSVVSNNCGVDGRGLGVLLAAGRIARVTGSYIGDNKEFARQYLGGELEVELIPQGTLAERLRSGGCGIPAFFTPAGVGTLVEEGGLPWRYAADGSAALASPRKEVRVFDGREYVMERAITTDYALVRAARGDRHGNLVFHRAARNFNPLTAMAGRITVAEVEELVEPGELGPDEVHLPGVFVQRVVALTPEQAADKGIEKRTVRER
- a CDS encoding FAD-dependent oxidoreductase; translation: MTHTHPTGPGTYDTDVLVVGSGPAGGSAALLLATYGIRTLLVTKYGWLANTPRAHITNQRTMEVLRDLDVEAEALAVGSPSHLMGDTVLCTALAGEEIGRIRSWGTGPASRTEYASKSPCEMIDLPQTYLEPILVSKAAARGAKVRFDTEFLSFTQDEEGVTALLRDRVRGDEFTVRARYLIGADGANSLVAEQLALPFDGRMAKAGSMNIVFKADLARHCAHRPSVLYWVLQPGAETGGIGMGLVRMVRPWNEWLLVWGYDIEQPPPEMNEEEARRIVRDLIGDPELPVEITSTSLWTVNHSYASAFSSGRVFCAGDAVHRHPPSNGLGSNTSVQDAYNLAWKLAMVIRGEAGPALLDSYSAERAPVGRQIVERANLSRDQFGPIFDVLGVGGGSDEGTIAEGLAAVRSQTAEGAKRRRLLEEAIQLKNYEFNAHGVEMNQRYVSGAVLADGTSAEAEVWEEDRELSARPTTRPGAKLPHAWLVDTRGERISTLDVVGKGVFTVLTGLSGGVWDTAADACRDELGIPLRFVRIGDADFRDAYGEWSRASEITEDGVLLVRPDGHVAWRRTTAPQTAAEARQELLGTLRQVLGRQE
- a CDS encoding maleylacetate reductase and hydroxyquinol 1,2-dioxygenase domain-containing protein — protein: MRTFVYTSHPSRVVFGSGTVGRLREEVERLGRSRVLLLSSPPLAEASARVREVLGDAVVAEFDGAAMHTPVEVTERALAVLREASADCLVAVGGGSTTGLSKALALRTDLPQVILPTTYAGSEVTPVLGETRDGRKITQSLPAVLPETVVYDVDFTLSLPLAMSVTSGVNALAHAVEALYSADANPVTDRQALDAVSAIAGALPRLAADPADPDARADLLYAAWLAGTCLATVGMGLHHKLCHTLGGSFDLPHAETHTVVLPYAMAYNAPAVPDVMRRIAEALGVPDAPAGVHDLVASLGGPTSLRDLGMPEDGLARAAGLAASTPYPNPREVTAEGIATLLSDAWHGRRPTSGPPSADPKLTRLTEQVVASFENAPNPRVGDLLTGLVRSLHSFVIANDVTDSEWQYAIDFLTRTGQICSPTRQEFVLLSDTLGVSSVVDLLTNSRTPGTTPSAVLGPFYVEGPPEIAHGGDISGGLPGMPLWVDVQITDTAGEPVKDAVVDVWQSNEDGFYDVQLPDLDGPVLRARLRTDAEGRITFWSILPSEYPIPGDGPVGQMLDAVGRHPYRAPHLHFMIDAPGHRRLVTQLFVAGGAYLDSDTVFGVKDELIVDFAPQTGPAPDGHRGDGEWRRLDHTFRIAPLAD
- a CDS encoding ArsR/SmtB family transcription factor, whose product is MAEDVFKALADPTRRRILDELVERDGQTLFEICTRLVTKHGLTLSRQAISQHLAVLESAGLVLSRRRGRYKFHDLNTEPLERIATRWLRPETPEGTP
- a CDS encoding VOC family protein, whose amino-acid sequence is MRIHLTSVFVDDQDKGLRFYTDVLGFQKKHEVPLGEDRWLTVVSPEDPDGTELLLEPSRHPVVKAYKDGLAADGIPAVSFAVDDVQAEFERLRGLGVRFTQEPLEMGQVTTAVLDDTCGNLIQIVHSK
- a CDS encoding nucleoside deaminase: MERIDQAQARAWLATAVAEARSGLAEGGIPIGAALYGADGTLLGRGHNRRVQDGDPSMHAETAAFRAAGRQRTYRGTTMVTTLSPCWYCSGLVRQFGISRVVVGEAETFHGGHDWLAEHGVEILVLDDTECTALMRDFIKNSPALWNEDIGE
- a CDS encoding isopenicillin N synthase family dioxygenase — protein: MSDPQAPAGPRIPTIDLRPWLSGGPAARAAIARTVDDALQSAGFLLVTGHGVDPGLRTRIRAAARAFFTLPAETKQPYAARVGGRGWLGPGAEANAYAEGTETPPDLKESLTFATHEPFEDPQINAEWYAPNVWPAETPELQELCEEYLTRMGELENHLLALLGEALGLAPDFFTRHMDHPTYGFNINWYPGAEIIGEPQGNQFRIGPHTDFGTVTILDRQAGKGGLQVYTDEGGWQDAPFDPEAFTINIGDLMARWTGDRWRSGRHRVLPPPADAPAEELMSLVYFGECTPGTVVESVPAPVGRVAYEPVDSHVYLREKLDAITVG
- a CDS encoding ABC transporter substrate-binding protein, with amino-acid sequence MARWWTWLREDVWEIRFRRYVALALAAVLVGLGAWGGLTATKEDRSCAAGVVRPEGSDECVGVSSTTYAFGRAQFTETVRAINRENHRLAPGSYVTVALLEPFTATDPDNLDDVLHELQGAYLAQYQANHDTTGLKPKIRLVLANPGATGTHWRHTVDQLERMTKSPDRLRAVTGVGLSTDNNKEAVKELTRRGIPVIGSSITADDLANGQDGKDPFPGLARVSPTNTDEARALASFAKVSASNAFLVYDRTGDPYTRTLQQSFEKMLKGARYEAQPFTPPADRSKEGSTANVFAQITNILCNTPKSTDTLLFAGRHTQLRQFINALGARGCVDRRFTVLTGDEGSYLAGDEDLDPTALKDPRLSVRYAALAHPQAWLKDSAKTGGSEADAKVLQRLLDSAEREPAGPIGKVALDDGQLIIGYDAMRLAVRGIRGASPTGKIPALADVGLQWPQVKGAQLRVSGASGWICLDAHGNPYDKAVPIVELTPDSRTRFVRIAWPEGKPPAAECLPPS